The Arachis hypogaea cultivar Tifrunner chromosome 19, arahy.Tifrunner.gnm2.J5K5, whole genome shotgun sequence genome has a window encoding:
- the LOC140182420 gene encoding putative lipid-transfer protein DIR1: MGSKSSWSMVALAIMALSVVAMLDGCMAQSFCNTSLPELFKCKPAVTPPNPQPPTQECCAVVAKADLKCLCGLKNSPLVPTLGIDLNLAFQLPAKCNLSLPPQC; this comes from the coding sequence ATGGGTTCAAAATCATCATGGTCAATGGTGGCACTAGCAATAATGGCATTAAGTGTGGTTGCAATGCTTGATGGTTGCATGGCGCAATCGTTCTGCAACACGTCACTTCCAGAGTTGTTCAAGTGCAAGCCGGCCGTGACGCCGCCAAATCCTCAGCCGCCGACGCAAGAGTGCTGCGCGGTGGTGGCAAAGGCGGACCTAAAATGCCTTTGCGGATTAAAGAATAGTCCCTTGGTGCCAACTTTGGGGATCGATCTAAACCTCGCCTTTCAGCTCCCTGCAAAGTGTAACCTTTCTCTCCCTCCGCAATGTTAA